A window from Chitinophaga filiformis encodes these proteins:
- a CDS encoding zinc-dependent alcohol dehydrogenase family protein, whose translation MKALVYHGPGRKSFEEKPKPVITAPTDAIVKILKTTICGTDLHILKGDVPEVTDGRILGHEGVGVIEETGSSVSNFKKGDHVLISCITPCGKCEYCRMGMYSHCENGGWILGHLIDGTQAEYVRIPYADTSLYHIPAGANEEALVMLSDILPTGYECGVLNGRVQPGSKVAIVGSGPIGLAALLTAQFYSPSAIIMIDLDDNRLAVSKNFGATHTINSSKENTIERIMAITDNHGVDTAIEAVGVPATFELCTSIIGPGGCVANVGVHGKPAALHLESLWAKNITITTRLVDTVTTPLLLKTVVAEKLDPLKLITHRFRLADIMQAYETFGQAEKEKSLKVILSND comes from the coding sequence ATGAAAGCACTCGTATATCATGGCCCCGGCCGGAAATCGTTTGAAGAAAAACCCAAACCCGTTATAACAGCCCCCACAGACGCTATCGTAAAGATCCTCAAAACAACCATCTGCGGTACAGACCTTCACATTCTGAAAGGTGATGTGCCCGAAGTCACCGATGGCCGTATATTGGGTCATGAAGGCGTTGGCGTCATAGAAGAAACAGGCAGCAGTGTCAGCAACTTCAAAAAAGGCGATCATGTGCTGATCTCCTGCATCACTCCCTGTGGCAAATGCGAATATTGCCGGATGGGCATGTATTCCCATTGCGAAAATGGCGGATGGATATTGGGTCACCTGATAGATGGCACCCAGGCGGAATATGTAAGAATACCTTATGCAGACACCAGCCTTTACCATATACCGGCGGGCGCCAATGAGGAAGCCCTGGTAATGCTCAGCGATATATTGCCTACCGGCTATGAATGCGGCGTGTTGAATGGCCGTGTACAACCTGGTAGCAAGGTGGCCATCGTTGGTTCCGGTCCCATCGGACTGGCAGCCTTACTGACGGCACAATTCTATTCGCCTTCGGCTATCATCATGATAGACCTGGACGATAACCGGCTGGCAGTATCAAAGAATTTTGGCGCTACGCATACCATCAACAGTTCAAAAGAGAACACGATAGAACGGATCATGGCTATCACAGACAACCACGGCGTGGATACAGCTATTGAAGCAGTAGGCGTTCCCGCTACCTTCGAGCTGTGTACGTCCATCATCGGTCCCGGCGGTTGCGTGGCCAATGTAGGTGTGCATGGGAAACCGGCTGCCCTGCACCTGGAAAGCCTGTGGGCAAAGAATATCACTATCACCACAAGACTGGTAGATACGGTTACGACGCCTTTGTTACTGAAAACAGTGGTAGCTGAAAAACTGGATCCGCTGAAGCTCATTACACACCGCTTCCGGCTCGCAGATATCATGCAGGCGTATGAAACATTCGGACAGGCCGAAAAAGAGAAATCACTTAAAGTAATTTTGTCGAATGACTAA
- a CDS encoding cation-translocating P-type ATPase: MNAPITHTTTTRGLRTADVPAIQQKFGKNVFTRQRKWRLLVILKNIVTEPMFLMLLFAAGLYFVLNSVTEGMMMLTAILLVSAISFYEEIKSEHALEALKQYTAPLALVIRDGKETTIATTELVPGDVLLLHEGDMVPADAVILSANDLSVNESVITGESFPVEKQAGNNHPLYQGSTINSGACTAIITHTGNNTTLGKLGKAIASTPDEKTALQRQTQAFVKQLAFFGVAGFAIVFTVNFIRSGDWTASLLLGLTLAMAAIPEEIPVSFSSFMALGSFYMSRMGIIPRQAQIVENLGAANVLCLDKTGTLTENKMKVVMLYDHINGQLHDLDDKDTPGNSRLLYIAALASERHPFDNMECAIMEAFHKDRQQEIVLPDMIHEYPLEGKPPMMTHVYPRGDAALAAAKGAVERILRVCHTEGPAREKIMAQANNMGRKGFRVLGVASAVIKNNVMPATQDEADWQLEGLIALYDPPRASAAGVIAKLYDAGIRVMLLTGDHHSTAAYIAARVGMYGCGQGLTGDEVMQMNDTTLRRMVKEEALYVRMFPEAKQKVIAALKADGCIVAMTGDGVNDGPAIKAAHVGIAMGKKGTEIARQAADLVITDDNLAMIPVAIEQGRRIYSNLKKAIRYIISIHIPIILVATIPLLLGWRYPNIFTPIHVIFLELIMGPTCSLFYEKEPVEDNIMQMPPRQKTSSLFSRNELFVSMIQGLLITAGVLSLFAFFMRAHSLEETRTFVFTTLIISNICLTFANRSFTETFFKTIRYHNPLTPLIIGLSVLLLVLIQLVPGIRHAFGLTPLSIGEYGICLATGFVSVAWFEIYKWLLPSPR, encoded by the coding sequence ATGAATGCCCCCATCACACATACAACGACGACGCGGGGACTCCGTACTGCGGACGTTCCTGCCATTCAGCAAAAGTTCGGGAAAAATGTTTTCACCCGGCAGCGGAAATGGCGCCTGCTGGTGATCCTGAAAAATATTGTAACAGAACCTATGTTCCTGATGCTGTTATTTGCTGCAGGACTGTACTTCGTGTTAAACAGCGTTACGGAAGGCATGATGATGCTGACGGCCATATTGCTCGTCTCTGCTATCTCTTTTTATGAAGAGATAAAAAGTGAACATGCCCTGGAAGCGCTGAAGCAGTATACCGCCCCCCTGGCCCTCGTTATCAGGGATGGGAAGGAGACAACCATTGCTACAACAGAGCTGGTGCCCGGCGATGTGTTGCTGCTGCATGAAGGCGATATGGTTCCCGCAGATGCCGTCATCCTGAGCGCCAATGATCTTTCAGTCAATGAATCTGTTATTACAGGCGAATCTTTCCCTGTCGAAAAACAGGCGGGCAACAATCATCCCCTCTACCAGGGCAGCACCATCAATTCCGGTGCCTGTACGGCCATCATTACCCATACAGGCAATAACACCACGCTGGGAAAACTGGGCAAAGCCATCGCGTCCACACCCGATGAAAAAACGGCCCTTCAACGGCAAACGCAGGCCTTCGTGAAACAACTGGCATTCTTCGGCGTTGCAGGATTTGCCATTGTATTCACGGTCAATTTCATTCGCAGCGGCGACTGGACCGCCAGCCTGTTGCTGGGCCTTACCCTGGCCATGGCGGCCATCCCGGAAGAGATACCCGTGTCTTTCTCCTCTTTCATGGCCCTGGGCTCCTTCTACATGAGCCGCATGGGCATTATACCCAGGCAGGCACAGATCGTGGAAAACCTGGGCGCAGCCAATGTGTTGTGCCTCGACAAAACAGGTACGCTCACGGAGAATAAAATGAAAGTGGTCATGCTGTACGACCACATCAACGGACAATTGCACGACCTGGACGATAAAGACACACCCGGCAACAGTCGCCTGCTGTATATTGCCGCCCTGGCCAGTGAACGGCATCCCTTCGACAACATGGAATGCGCAATCATGGAGGCATTCCACAAGGACAGGCAACAGGAAATAGTCCTCCCCGATATGATACACGAATACCCTCTTGAAGGCAAGCCTCCTATGATGACACACGTGTATCCCCGGGGCGATGCAGCGCTTGCTGCCGCAAAAGGCGCCGTGGAACGCATCCTGAGGGTATGCCATACTGAGGGCCCTGCCAGGGAAAAGATCATGGCGCAGGCCAATAATATGGGCAGAAAGGGATTCCGCGTACTGGGCGTGGCCAGCGCTGTCATTAAAAATAATGTGATGCCTGCTACCCAGGATGAGGCAGACTGGCAGCTGGAAGGCCTCATCGCACTATACGATCCCCCAAGAGCGTCCGCCGCCGGGGTCATTGCCAAACTATATGATGCCGGCATCAGGGTTATGCTGCTGACGGGCGACCATCACAGCACCGCCGCCTATATAGCGGCGAGAGTGGGCATGTATGGTTGCGGCCAGGGCCTCACCGGCGACGAAGTGATGCAGATGAATGATACAACACTCCGGCGCATGGTAAAAGAAGAAGCATTGTACGTACGGATGTTTCCCGAAGCGAAGCAGAAAGTGATAGCAGCATTGAAGGCAGACGGTTGTATCGTTGCCATGACAGGCGATGGCGTGAACGACGGCCCGGCTATAAAAGCGGCGCATGTGGGTATTGCAATGGGCAAAAAAGGCACTGAAATAGCCAGGCAGGCGGCAGACCTTGTTATCACCGACGACAATCTGGCCATGATCCCCGTGGCTATTGAACAGGGACGCAGGATATACAGCAACCTGAAGAAAGCGATACGTTATATCATATCCATTCACATTCCTATTATACTGGTGGCTACTATCCCACTGTTGTTAGGCTGGCGCTATCCCAACATCTTTACACCTATTCATGTAATCTTCCTGGAACTGATCATGGGCCCTACCTGCTCATTATTCTACGAGAAAGAACCCGTGGAAGACAATATCATGCAGATGCCTCCCAGGCAAAAGACAAGCAGTCTTTTCAGCAGGAATGAACTGTTTGTGAGCATGATACAGGGCCTGCTTATCACTGCCGGCGTATTGTCATTATTTGCTTTCTTTATGCGGGCGCACAGCCTGGAAGAAACCCGCACCTTCGTTTTTACGACGCTGATCATCAGCAACATCTGCCTGACCTTTGCGAACCGCTCCTTTACCGAAACCTTTTTCAAAACAATACGTTATCACAATCCCCTGACACCATTGATCATAGGGCTTTCTGTACTGTTACTTGTCCTGATACAGCTGGTACCTGGCATCAGGCACGCTTTCGGGCTCACGCCCTTAAGTATCGGGGAATATGGTATCTGCCTGGCTACCGGGTTTGTCAGCGTTGCCTGGTTCGAAATATATAAATGGCTCCTTCCATCACCGCGCTGA
- a CDS encoding TIGR00730 family Rossman fold protein: MNISETNQQQQQDTVSRPGFPANEEKYFLEGPRSRFREFSFVLKIFREFIRGFRTLHFVGPCVSVFGSARTKPGTPYYDAAYKMGAGIASLGFTVMTGGGPGIMEAANKGAYEAKGYSVGCNILLPKEQQPNPYMQKYLNCHYFFVRKVLMFKYSYAFVIMPGGIGTMDEFFEALTLIQTRTILDFPVILMGKSYWEPLMPLFHKMLEERMIDSRDLKYMLFTDSHEEALEHIEKYAVEKYRSKRNILYKKFLLLGE; this comes from the coding sequence ATGAATATCTCTGAGACGAACCAGCAACAACAGCAGGATACTGTATCCAGGCCAGGCTTTCCCGCAAATGAAGAGAAGTATTTCCTCGAAGGGCCAAGGTCCAGGTTCCGGGAGTTCAGTTTTGTACTGAAAATATTCAGGGAATTTATCCGGGGCTTCAGGACGCTTCACTTTGTGGGCCCCTGTGTGAGCGTATTTGGCTCGGCCAGAACAAAACCAGGCACGCCCTATTACGACGCTGCTTATAAGATGGGCGCGGGAATTGCCAGCCTTGGTTTTACTGTCATGACGGGCGGAGGCCCGGGCATTATGGAAGCGGCCAATAAAGGCGCTTACGAAGCCAAAGGATATTCTGTAGGCTGCAACATCCTCCTGCCGAAAGAACAGCAACCTAATCCCTATATGCAGAAGTATCTTAACTGCCACTACTTCTTCGTACGGAAAGTACTGATGTTTAAATACTCTTATGCATTCGTCATCATGCCGGGAGGGATCGGTACCATGGATGAGTTCTTCGAAGCGCTCACCCTCATACAGACGCGAACCATTCTTGACTTCCCCGTTATACTGATGGGTAAAAGTTACTGGGAGCCCCTGATGCCCCTCTTCCATAAAATGCTGGAGGAAAGAATGATCGATAGCCGGGACCTGAAATACATGCTGTTCACCGACTCTCACGAAGAAGCGCTGGAGCACATAGAGAAATACGCGGTAGAGAAATACCGCTCCAAAAGGAATATATTGTATAAAAAATTCCTGCTCTTAGGCGAATAA
- a CDS encoding DUF6544 family protein codes for MLPGWIWLSIAVIIAFILRYCYVRFYKILEAEREMLLIRHCSRCPDILTEASIRHLPPIVKLWLTRSGVLNKAFNGGVHLRQQGKMRTSINGKWMPVAAEQWFSATVPAFLWSADVNMFPPLHLAGKDSYVNGKGHMLISLLSAIPIVNAKGPEIDQASMIRYLAEIVWFPYAAVSDYIRWEEEDALTARATITYGGITASALFRFSEEGDFVSIAAKRYYAAKGRSTLEDWLVDVIPGAYRIFDGIRIPDRLQVSWLLNNGRFTWFLLTVTDISYHENRAYQLTKSPRHEYL; via the coding sequence ATGCTACCAGGATGGATATGGCTTTCAATAGCTGTTATTATTGCCTTTATACTCCGCTATTGTTATGTGCGTTTCTATAAAATACTGGAGGCTGAACGCGAAATGCTGCTGATCCGGCATTGTTCCAGATGCCCTGATATACTGACCGAAGCATCTATACGGCACCTCCCTCCCATTGTTAAGTTATGGCTTACCCGCAGCGGTGTATTGAACAAGGCTTTTAACGGAGGCGTACATCTTCGTCAGCAGGGAAAAATGAGAACCTCCATCAATGGTAAATGGATGCCGGTAGCCGCGGAACAATGGTTCAGCGCTACGGTTCCCGCTTTCCTCTGGTCTGCAGATGTGAATATGTTCCCGCCACTGCACCTCGCCGGCAAAGACAGCTATGTCAACGGTAAAGGGCATATGTTGATCAGCCTTCTTTCAGCGATACCCATTGTGAATGCAAAGGGACCGGAAATTGACCAGGCCAGTATGATAAGGTACCTCGCCGAAATAGTGTGGTTCCCCTATGCAGCAGTAAGTGACTATATCAGATGGGAGGAAGAGGATGCGCTGACAGCCAGGGCTACCATCACCTATGGCGGCATTACTGCATCCGCCCTCTTCCGGTTCAGCGAAGAGGGGGATTTTGTCAGCATCGCCGCAAAAAGATATTACGCTGCAAAAGGCCGCTCAACACTGGAAGACTGGCTGGTAGACGTTATACCGGGCGCTTATCGTATATTTGATGGTATACGCATCCCCGATCGCCTGCAGGTCAGCTGGCTGCTCAACAACGGCAGGTTTACCTGGTTCCTGTTAACAGTAACCGACATCAGTTATCACGAAAACCGGGCATATCAACTTACTAAATCTCCACGGCATGAATATCTCTGA
- a CDS encoding zinc-dependent alcohol dehydrogenase family protein — translation MTNGLPGTMQAMVLETPRSPLQLQQLPLPVPAPGQVLIRVIACGVCRTDLHIIDGELPSPKLPLVPGHEIVGMVVRNGHGTDHFRPGDIVGVPWLGYTCGKCKYCLRGQENLCEQALFTGYTINGGYAEYTTACARYCFLLPPVYAGAAGAPLLCAGLIGYRSWQMVSQHAQHIGIYGFGAAAHILTQIAKHQHKSIYAFTRQHDTLAQMFAIELGAVWTGSSGEAPPVKLDAAIIFAPAGELIPTALPHLDKGGQIICGGIHMSDIPSFPYHLLWEERSIRSVANLTRKDGELLFKAAAEAKVTTTIQQYRLSEANDALEDLRKGLVKGAAVLIPDHI, via the coding sequence ATGACTAACGGACTACCCGGCACCATGCAGGCCATGGTGCTGGAAACTCCCCGTTCACCGCTGCAATTGCAGCAACTGCCTTTACCAGTGCCCGCACCCGGGCAGGTATTGATCAGGGTGATTGCATGCGGTGTGTGCAGGACTGACCTTCATATTATAGATGGCGAACTGCCATCTCCAAAACTACCCCTGGTACCGGGACATGAAATAGTGGGGATGGTCGTGCGGAACGGCCACGGTACAGACCATTTCCGGCCCGGCGATATTGTGGGTGTTCCCTGGCTGGGATATACCTGCGGTAAATGCAAATACTGCCTGCGCGGGCAGGAAAACCTCTGCGAACAGGCCCTCTTTACAGGTTACACTATCAACGGAGGATATGCAGAATATACAACAGCCTGCGCACGGTATTGCTTCCTGCTGCCACCTGTTTATGCCGGTGCTGCGGGAGCGCCGCTTTTATGCGCAGGACTGATCGGCTACCGTTCCTGGCAGATGGTCAGCCAGCATGCACAACACATAGGCATATACGGCTTTGGCGCCGCCGCGCATATCCTGACACAGATCGCAAAACATCAGCATAAATCCATTTATGCCTTTACCCGGCAACATGACACACTCGCACAGATGTTTGCCATAGAACTGGGGGCCGTGTGGACCGGCAGTTCCGGCGAGGCGCCACCTGTGAAGCTCGATGCGGCCATCATTTTTGCACCTGCAGGCGAATTGATACCGACAGCATTGCCCCATCTCGATAAAGGCGGGCAGATCATCTGCGGAGGCATACACATGAGTGATATTCCCTCCTTCCCTTATCATCTTCTCTGGGAAGAACGCTCCATAAGATCGGTTGCGAACCTTACCAGGAAAGATGGCGAACTATTGTTTAAAGCAGCCGCAGAGGCAAAGGTCACCACAACCATACAGCAGTACAGGCTTTCTGAAGCCAACGATGCACTGGAAGACCTGCGTAAAGGATTGGTAAAGGGAGCTGCTGTACTTATACCTGATCACATTTAA